The Hyphomicrobiales bacterium genomic interval ATGACCGTGTCCCGTTAAGTGGATTGATCATAGGACCAATGGCTGGCCGGCATTGTCGCGAAATTCCTGAAGCCCGCAACACCTATTTCGCGCCTAGCTGGCCAAGGCTTCCTCGAACTCCGCAACCTCCGCGCCGGTCATTTCCTCCACGCCGATCGCGACCCGGAGCTTGTAGGTTTCCCCGCAAGATGGGCATTTCCGCTCGCCGGTCCAATGTCTGTGGCCGTCGAAACTGCACCGATCGCACTTGAATCGCGCCATGCCTGGTTCCTCTACTGCTGCGCCATCGCCGGCACGG includes:
- a CDS encoding hypothetical protein (Evidence 5 : Unknown function), whose translation is MARFKCDRCSFDGHRHWTGERKCPSCGETYKLRVAIGVEEMTGAEVAEFEEALAS